In Candidatus Acidulodesulfobacterium acidiphilum, the genomic stretch GATATTAAATTAGAAATTAAATTAAAAGCTTTCCTGCCAAATAGGTCCTTTATACGGGAAAAACTCTTTTCCTTTAGTTGCGCCGCTAATTTTGGTTACCGTTCCATCCCCGCTGTTTGCCGTCCAGACATCGCCATTATCGTCTATTAATATAAAATTAGGATTTTTCCCTGTCTTATATGTATTTAAAACCCTGCCCGAACGGCTTAACTTCACGACTTTATCGGCATATATACAGGCGACGAACATGTTTCCGGTAGTGCTTAGCGCAATTCCGTAAGGCGCTCCTTTTATGTTAATTTTTTCTAAAATTTTACCGTTTTTATTAAATTTTAAAACGCTGTCGCTTAACCCGTTCGTAACATATATATTTCCTGCAGGACCTATAGCAATGCCTTCCGGTTTTCTTTGAGCATCAAATACTTTTATTATCTTTCCGCTTTTGTTTAATACGGTAACGGTGCCTTTGTTTGTGAAGTTCGTAACATATATTAAACCGTTATCGTTTAAAACTATACCGTATGGAGCTATCCCTGCATAAAAAATCTTTAAAACCGTAAGCGACGGGCTTAATTTCGTAACTGTCTTTGAATGTATGGATGTTACATAAATATTTCCATCGGGTCCAACGGCGATTCCTGCCGGAATAATTCCAACTTTTACTTTTTTAAGAATTTGACCTTTATTATTAAGCTTTACTACATTTCCTATGCCTGTCGATACATAAACATAGCCGGTTTTGCTGATAACAATTCCCGAAGGCGCCCAATCGGTATTAATATTTTTAATTAATTTACCGTTTTGGTTAAGTTCAATCACATTATTAAAACCGCTTATAGCGGCATAAACATTATCTTTTTTGCCGACCGCAAGTCCATAAGGGGTAGTTCCTACCTTAAAATTCGACTCTGTCGCCGCATTTGCGCTATTATTAATATTTCCTGAATCGATTAAAAAAATAAACGATAAAAGTAAAAATAATGAAAATTGAAGAAGTTTTTTCATCAAGTTATTTAAATAATTTTTAACGTATTCCATAATAATAAATTTGTTGTCCGTTACTAACAATTTAACTTGTTTCGTAATTTATAACGATAAGATTTTTAATGCTTATTTTTAAAAATAGATTTAGAAATACCGTCAAACAACGGATCTGTATATCCAATTAAATCCTTTTGTATTATACTTTCCATTTTTAACTGAATTATCCTAATAACAGGCCCCATTATCAAAGACGATGCTATTAATATATCCATATCCCTAAAAACACCCTCTTCAATTTTAGCTTTTATAAATTTTTTGATGTATTCAAAGGGCTTGGCTGAACATATCGGCAAAGCTTCGGGCAAAAAATCTTTATGTTTAGTGTAAAGCACATATTTCATAAGATGCGGCTCTTCATCCGTTAATTTAAATAACGTAAATATAATAGATTTTAACGCCTCTCGATCGTTGGGTGATTTTTCTACAGCCGATACTATTTTGTTTAAAAGAATCTCGATTG encodes the following:
- a CDS encoding TetR/AcrR family transcriptional regulator, producing the protein MSKEVSELTKKKIFDYCMESFAENGYSNVGIRNISKGTGLSSGAIYYHFSSKKKIAQFLYDTAIEILLNKIVSAVEKSPNDREALKSIIFTLFKLTDEEPHLMKYVLYTKHKDFLPEALPICSAKPFEYIKKFIKAKIEEGVFRDMDILIASSLIMGPVIRIIQLKMESIIQKDLIGYTDPLFDGISKSIFKNKH